In Mus musculus strain C57BL/6J chromosome 1, GRCm38.p6 C57BL/6J, a single genomic region encodes these proteins:
- the Cd46 gene encoding membrane cofactor protein isoform X6 has product MTAAPLMPDSTHPCRRRKSYTFFWCSLGVYAEALLFLLSHLSDACELPRPFEAMELKGTPKLFYAVGEKIEYKCKKGYLYLSPYLMIATCEPNHTWVPISDAGCIKVQCTMLQDPSFGKVYYIDGSFSWGARAKFTCMEGYYVVGMSVLHCVLKGDDEAYWNGYPPHCEKIYCLPPPKIKNGTHTLTDINVFKYHEAVSYSCDPTPGPDKFSLVGTSMIFCAGHNTWSNSPPECKGLPMQPWLP; this is encoded by the exons ATGACGGCGGCGCCTCTTATGCCAGACTCAACGCACCCCTGTCGCAGAAGGAAGAGCTACACTTTCTTCTGGTGCTCCTTGGGCGTCTATGCTGAGGCCCTTCTGTTTCTGCTGTCTCATTTATCTG ATGCCTGTGAACTACCACGGCCATTTGAAGCTATGGAACTCAAGGGTACACCTAAACTCTTTTATGCCGTTGGAGAGAAAATAGAATATAAGTGTAAAAAAGGATACCTGTATCTGTCTCCATACCTGATGATTGCTACCTGTGAGCCAAATCATACATGGGTCCCTATTTCAGATGCTGGTTGTATTA aagttcAATGTACTATGTTACAAGACCCTTCATTTGGCAAAGTATACTACATAGATGGCAGCTTTTCATGGGGTGCTCGAGCTAAATTTACTTGTATGGAAGG TTATTACGTAGTTGGTATGTCAGTTCTACACTGTGTGCTTAAAGGTGATGATGAAGCATACTGGAATGGCTATCCCCCACATTGTGAAA agaTTTATTGTTTACcacctccaaaaataaaaaatggaacacATACCCTTACTGATATAAATGTATTCAAATACCATGAAGCAGTAAGTTACAGTTGTGATCCTACCCCAGGGCCAGATAAGTTTTCCCTTGTTGGAACAAGCATGATATTCTGTGCTGGCCATAACACCTGGAGTAACAGCCCTCCGGAGTGTAAAG GTCTTCCCATGCAACCTTGGCTACCCTAG